CCAGAAGATGAGGAGGACATCATACTTGATGAGCTAGCCAAAAAGTATATACAATACAACATGTATTATGCTTTAGTAGATTCTCTAGCTGCGGAGCATAGCGCTAGAATCCAAGCTATGGACGCTGCTACAAATAATGCAGGGGATTTGGTTAAAAGCCTTACTATATCTCTTAATAAGGCAAGGCAGGAGGCTATCACAACAGAGCTTGTGGAGATTAATGCCGGCGTTGAGGCTATTAAATAAATTTATAAAGGAGAATAAATGCAAGGTAAAATTACGCAAGTCATGGGTCCGGTGGTAGATGTTGAATTTAGTTCATATCTGCCGTTAATCAATGAAGCCATTGATGTTTTATATGATGTTGAAGGACGACAAAGCAAGCTCGTGCTAGAGGTTGCTGCTCATTTAGGGGATAATCGCGTTCGCACTATTGCTATGGATATGACAGAAGGGCTCACACGCGGACAAGAAGTCAAGGCGCGCGGCAAAATGATTGAAGTGCCTGTAGGTGAAGCTGTGCTAGGCAGAATCTTCAATGTAACAGGTGATATTATTGATGGTGGTGAGGCACTTAAGAGCGATGTTAAATGGCCTATCCATCGTGAAGCACCAAGCTTTGAAAATCAAAGCACGAGGACAGAGATGTTTGAAACAGGCATTAAAGTTGTCGATTTGCTAGCACCATACTCTAAAGGAGGGAAAGTTGGCTTATTTGGCGGCGCAGGTGTAGGCAAAACTGTGGTTATTATGGAGCTTATCCATAATGTTGCCTACAAACATAGCGGATATTCTGTGTTCGCGGGTGTTGGTGAGAGGACAAGAGAGGGAAATGACCTCTATAATGAAATGAAAGAAGGTGGCGTCTTGGATAAAGTTGCCCTTTGCTATGGACAAATGAATGAGCCACCAGGAGCTAGAAATCGCATTGCTTTCACGGGTTTAACTATGGCGGAGTATTTCCGCGATGAAAAGGGACTTGATGTGCTTATGTTTATCGACAATATTTTCCGCTATGCCCAATCAGGTTCTGAAATGTCCGCACTTCTTGGCAGAATTCCCTCTGCTGTTGGTTATCAACCTACACTCGCAGGAGAAATGGGCAAGCTCCAAGAGCGTATCACTTCGACCAAAAAAGGCTCTATCACATCTGTGCAAGCTGTGTATGTACCAGCTGATGACTTGACAGACCCAGCTCCTGCTTCAGTATTCTCACACCTTGATGCGACAACTGTGCTTAATAGAAAAATATCTGAAAAAGGTATTTATCCAGCCGTCGACCCACTAGATTCAACTTCTAGAATCTTAGACCCACAAGTTGTTGGGGAGGAGCATTATAAAATTGCTACAGGTATTCAACAAGTATTGCAAAAATATAAAGATTTACAAGACATTATTGCAATCTTAGGAATGGACGAGCTAAGTGAGGAGGATAAACGAGTGGTTGATAGGGCTAGAAAGATTGAAAAGTTCTTGTCTCAACCTTTCTTTGTGGCAGAGATTTTTACAGGAAGTCCTGGCAAATATGTAACGCTTGAAGAAACATTGGAGGGCTTTAAGGGTATTTTAGAAGGAAAGTATGATGATATTCCTGAAAATGCTTTCTATATGGTGGGCAACATTCAAGAAGCCCTAGAAAAAGCTCAAAAAATGAAAAACGCGTAGGTGTTAATTATGGATAATCTCACACTCAGCATTGTTACTCCTTACGGCAGTATTTATAATGGCGAGGTTAAATATGTTGTTATGCCCGGTAGTGAGGGGGAATTTGGTGTTTTCCCCGGACACTGCAATCTTTTTGCACTCCTTAAGGTGGGTGTGATTGAGTTTGAAACTCCCAAAAACAAAAAGGAGCTTGTAGCAATTAATTGGGGATATGCCGAAGTCTCATCTGCTGATATTAAAGTCATCGCCGATGGGGCTGTAGCCATTGGTGGTAGTGCAGAATCTGAAATTGCTCTAGCCCTTGATAATGCCAAAACGCTCCTTAAGCAAGCCACTAGCGATAATGCCTTACTTGGTGCTGTAGTTTCTCGCATTGAAAATGTGGCAAAAAGCAGAATCTAAGTCACATGGGAACACTAAGGCATTTTTTTGATGAAAGCACGATAACTACTATTGTCGTGCTTGTATGGCTCTCTTTTTACTTTCTTATCACACTTTGGATTTATATTTATAAAAGCTTTACTTTGAGCGATTGGCTCTCCACAGAGAAATATCACCTTGAAATGCTCCTTGCTAAAAGCATTCTTATTCCAAAAAATACTTTCCTTAACGCCCTGCTTGAAAAAAATGAAGGGCGTGTTTCAAGGGAATTATTGCAAGTATGGAAACTTAAGGCTACTCAGAGTGCTACCTCCTCGCTTGTGTTTTTAAGCCTTGTTGCTTCTACAGCACCATTTATAGGATTATTTGGCACAGTGGTTGAAATTTTAGAAACCTTTAGCGTATTAGGCGGGGGCAATGTCTCCTTTGATGTGATAGCGCCAGTTATCTCAAAAGCCCTTGTAGCAACTGCAGCAGGCATTCTTGTAGCGATTCCAGCTTACTCATTCCATTTGCTCATTAAACGCAAATGCTATCAAATCGCTACATGCATTCAAATGCAAATTGACCTTATCCTTGCGAGCAAGTAGATTCTATAAGTGAGCAGATTCTATGAATAATGATGAATTTGATTGGGAGGAAAAGCCAGAGCTAAATATCACGCCACTTGTGGATATTATGCTAGTCCTCTTAGCTATCCTTATGGTAAGCACGCCTACGATTACTTATCAAGAGGATATCACTCTCCCCAAAGGTTCTAAATCAAAAAAAGTCGCTCAAGATTCTATGCTCGAAATCCGTATAAGCGCAGATAGAAAAATTCACATTCGTGATAAAATATATGAATTTCAAAATTTTGCGGATTCTTTTGTGCTATTTAGTAAAAATTTTGATAAGGACATAAATATTTTTATCCGCGCAGATAAGAATCTTAAATATGAAGATGTGATATATATTCTTAAAACCGCTAAAGAATCTGGCTTCCTTAAAGTATCCCTTATCACTAGCAGCTAAGATGAATAACGCTCTTTTATTTATTGCAAGCGGTATTATTTCCTTTTGTACTTATTGTCTTATTATCATCGCGCTTGTTTTTACTCTCTTTCGCCAAGCGCCTACACATTATGCCTCCCTTAGAGAATCTGCCCTATCCCTTCACGCCATAAGCATTGAGGCAATCATTGATGACAAGCCCACTCCTAGCCCAAGTCAAAAGCCCGCCACAAGCAATAATCCACTTGCTGGCTCTGGCATCAAAGATATATTTAACAATATAGATAGTAATCAGCCCTCACAAAATGCCCCTATAGGCGATAATCGAGAAAAAATTGAGCAAAATGCAAAAGAGCAAAAGCTCAAAGATTTGCAATCAGCCACACAAGAGTTACAAAACAAACTTAACGCCCTAAATAATCTAACCATCAGTACGCAGAGCAATCAAAGTGAAGGAGAATATGATGAGTGGTATGCTCAAATTGAAAAAATGATACTCCAGCAATGGCAACAGACTTTTTATGTTGAAGATAAAATGCAAGCATTGGTAAATATTCGCATTGCAGACAATGGAGTTTTTAGCTATAAAATTGTAAAATACTCTGGCAATGTGGCTTTTGATGATTCTCTTAAAGCCATGCTTGAGGCATGCACGCAAATGCACTTTCCGCCACACCCTAAGGGAGCAAGGGAGATTGCCACTACTTTTAAAAATTAAAGGAGACTTATGAGACTAATTGGACTTATATTATTGCTAGGCATTCAGCTTTTTGCCGTTGATGCGACCTTAGAAATTGTCAAAAATACCAACAAGATTCCATATATTGTAGTTGAAAGACTAGATAGTGAGAATGCTGATTTTGGCGCAAAAGTGCTTAAAATGCTAGTGGCAGATTTAAAAGTAAGCGGGCATTTTCAAGTCTATGATGGTGGCGTGAGTAAGGCTCAAACAATCACCTATAAAGACTATGCAGACAAAAAAATTGACTTACTCGCACAAATTAAAGTGAGCAAATCCTCAAATGCCATAACAGGCACAATATTGCTTTATGATATTAATCGTTCAAAGCTCGCCTACACCAAAGAATATACAGAAAATGACTTAAAGCGCTTCCCTTTCATTGCCCACAATATGACCATAGATGTTAATAGTTATATACAAGCCCCAAGCATACAATGGATGCAGCGCCTCGTCGTGCTTTCACAATACACTACTTCGGGTAGCAGTGAAATTCTCATCGCAGATTATACACTTACATACCAAAAAGTAGTGGTTAGAGGAGGACTTAACATATTTCCAAAGTGGGCAGATTCTAAACAAGAAAGCATTTACTACACAAAATACCTTGATGTGCCAACTATTGTTAAGCATAATTTAGTGAGTGGGCAAATTGAAAGGCTGGTAAGCAGCGAGGGTGTCGCTATCGTTTCTGATGTCAGCAAAAATGGAGAGAATCTTATCCTTAGCCTCTCACCCACCGCGCTTTCTGATTTGTATATTTATAATACAAAAAGCACCAATATGCGCAGACTCACCAATTATTCGGGGATAGATGTTGATGGTAAATTTGTAAATGATGAAAAAGAGATTATTTTTGTATCCGATAGACTAGGATATCCTAACATATTTATGATGCGCATTGATGGTGGTGGCACGGAACAGGTTGTGTTGCATGGCAGGAACAATAGCGCTGTTACATCAAATGGAAAATATGCCGTCTATACAAGTCGAGAAACAAATAACGAGTTTGGAAGCAATACTTTCAATCTTTATCTTATCTCGCTTGCTCCGGGCTCAAATTATATTCGCCGACTTACAGCAAGTGGCAAAAATCAAATGCCTAAATATTCTCACGATGGCGGGACTATTATGTATCTTAAGCATTATAAAGCCCAAAGTGCGCTAGGCATTATTCGTATAGATTACAATACAAATTACTTTTTTCCACTCACTAGAATGAAAATCCAAGCTTTTGATTGGTAGAATTTGCACTATTTACTTTTGTTGCATAGAATAGCCCATATTTACTTTTAAAGGAGACAAGATGAAAAAATACATCGTAACAGGTGTTCTAGTCGCGCTTATTTGTGCTGGTTGTTCAGAGCCTGAAGCAGCGGATTCTGGTTCTGGTACTGCCGCAAACAAGCCTAGCAATGGGGATAATTTCGTAGATTTAACTACAGATACTGCTGCTGGCTATGCAAAGGTATTATTTGATTTTGATAAATACGACATTCGCACCGACATGGAAGACCGCGTAGAAAAAAGTGCTACTGCACTCAAAAACACAGGAGCAAAGGTTGTTCTTGAAGGACATACAGACTCTTATGGTTCAGACGCTTACAATTATGCGCTTGGTACAAAAAGAGCCAATGCGGTAAAAAATGCCCTTACAACACGCGGTGTAAATGCTTCTCAAATTAAGACTGTGAGCTATGGCGAAAGCAAGCCTACTTGCACAAGCGATACACCTGAGTGTAATCAAGAAAATAGACGCGTTGAATTCAAACTCGCACAGTAACACATTTTAAGGCATAGAGTTTGGTGAAGCGGCTTCTACTTTTCGCTATACCCATTCTCCTGTGTGCCAATGAACCCTCCGCTTTTGAAAAACAAAGCGGAGTCACCAAAAACGACATAAAAACCCTCCAAAGTCTTATTACTAGTCTTCAGCAAAGAGTTGATACTATTCAACAAGCCCAAGAGGGCATATCAAGCCTTTATGAATCTCAAAGCTCCAAACTTCAACAGCAAATCATACAAACCACGCAGCAAGCAAAAGATATAGAGGAGCTAAAAACGCAAAGCGCGCTTTATGAGAATCTTAAGCAACAAGTTGATACCAACACGCAAGATATTCAAACGCTTAAAGCGCAGATTCAAGAGATTAATCAAACGCTCTCTACCCTCAATCAAACTATCCTTAACGAACTCAAAGCCCTAAGCAATCCAAACCCTGCAAATCAAGCAAATAAAGATTCTAAGCCAGCCACTCCCACTATAGATTTTATCAAAGATAAAAATAAAAAAGCAGAAATTTTCACTCAAGCACAAGAAATGTTCAATAAGGCCGAATATGAGCCTGCAAAAGCACGCCTTGAATGGTTTGTAGAAATTAATTACAAAAAAGCTCAAAGCCATTTTTACCTTGGCGAGATTGCTCTCAAAAGTAAATCATACAACACCGCTATTTACCACTACAAAGAAAGTGCGCTTATAAATGATAAGGCAAAATATATGCCTACACTTTTGCTACATTCTGCCAAATGTTTCAACGCTATCAAAGATACAAATAATTATAATAAGCTTTTGGATTCTTTAGTAAGTAACTATCCTACGAGCAAAGAAGCCCAAGAAGCGAAAAAGCTAAAAAATCAACACAAGGACAAAAAATGATTGCACCAAATAAAGTTGTAAGTATCGAATATGAGGTATTCAATCAAGCCGATAATGCACTGCTTGATTCTAACAAGGGCGGCTCACCACTAGAATTTCTTGTCGGTTCAGGGCAGATTATTAGCGGACTTGAGAATGCCCTCATAGGCGCAAATGTAGGAGATAATATCAAGGCTACCATTCAGCCAGAAGATGCTTATGGCACTTATCAAAGCGATTTTGTGCAGGAAGTGCCACGTGAACAGTTTGAGAATATTGATTTAAAGGCTGGAATGACGGTTTTTGGACAGAGTGAAGATGGGCAAGTAACGCAAGTGAGCGTGAAAGATTTTAACGATAAATTTGTAATTATTGACTACAATCACCCCCTAGCTGGCAAAACGCTAGATTTTGATGTAAAAGTGCTTGATGTGCGCGAACCAACAGAAATGGAGATTTTACAAGGTGGCGTTGGCGGGGGCTGTGGCTGTGGCAGTGGCGAAGGGCATCACCATGGTGGCGGTGGTTGCTGCGGTGGTGGCGGACACGCTCATGGTGGCGGGGGCTGTGGCTGCGGACATTAGGCATTAGTGTTTATAGAATCTAGGGCAACTTAGATTCTATAATTAGATTCTATAAATGATGATTTTGTGATTTAATTGCTAGATTCTATAAATTTTATAGAATCTGCACTTTTGGAGGACTAGTGTCCCTGGTGGGCGCCGTGGGCTTCAAACCCATTGAAGGGTTAGGTGTCTAATCCTTGGGGAGTTCGATTCTCTCGTCTTCCTGCCATTAATGACGACTAAAAAGACTTTAACTTAAAGGTATTGCTATGGAAGCGCAACTTATGGCACTGGCAGTTCAAACTTATAAACTTACACTTATTTTGTCCCTCCCTATGCTTTTAGCTGGGCTGATTGTGGGTTTGCTTGTGAGTATTTTTCAAGCCACTACGCAGATTAATGAAATGACACTCACCTTTGTGCCAAAGATTCTAGCCGTTGTGGCGGTGATTATTTTTGCTATGCCTTGGATGATTAATATGATTACTGATTACACGCGTATGCTGCTTACGATGATTGCTAATATTAATTTCTAATGCAAACGCGCCTTATTAATTTTGCGACCTATTCAAGTCTTAAAATCGGCTCTACGCTTGAAGTCTCACTCATTCAAACTCTACAAGATGCTACTTTTGCTCATTTACAGAATCTAACTATCATAGGGCAGGCGAATAATCTCCTCATCTCCCCCACTGCACAGCATTTGGCTATGCTTGACAAAAACTTTGCGTATATTAAAGACTGCTATGAAGATTCTCAACATCTCATCGAAATTGGCGGCGCATATAGCTCTGGGCGTATTTTTCATTATTTTAAGGCGCACAATCTCTCTGGAGCGGAGTTTTTGCAGGCGCTACCGGGGAGTCTTGGAGGGCTAGTAAAAATGAATGCAGGTATGAAGCGATATGAAATCAAGCAGCTCATTCATTCTGTCAATATTAATGGAGAGTGGCATAATATAGAATCTATCCCTATGAATTACCGCGATAGTGGGATAAATGGCGTTATCCTCGCGGCTAGATTCTATAAAAATATAGGCTTTAATGATGAGCTGCAAAAGATGTTTAATGTCCTGCGTAAAGCTCACCCAAAGGAGCCAAGCTGCGGGAGCTGTTTTAAAAATCCTAAGGGCGATTTTGCTGGCAGACTTTTAGAATCTGTAGGCTTAAAGGGCTATAGTATCGGCGATGCTGCCTTTAGTCAAAAACATGCTAACTTTCTTATCAATAAAGGCAACGCGACTTTTGCAGATGCTATAAGCCTTATTGAGCTTGCAAAAAAGCGTGTGTTTGAGGCAAGCGGCATTACTCTAGCGTGTGAAGTGTGCATTGTGCAGTAAAATATGCGCACCACTATTATACACCACTACAATAGCGCCATTTTGCGCATTTATAGCATTGTGCAGTATGTTTTGGCACTTTTGTCCCTTTATCCCTCACTTATCAAATCCAGATTCTATAAAGATACATTCCACAAAATCTATTTACAGAATCTAGTCCTTAAAAACTGCTTTTGTGTATGGAGCTTAAAGCACGATGCAAGCTTACTATAAGGATTTTTTGCTATAATCGTGCGCTTATTTTAGATTTTGCGTATATTTTGGAGTGTCAATGACTACCTTTTTTCTTATCACACAAATTGTTTTAGCAGTGATTATTACCATTGCCGTGCTTTTGCAAAAAAGCTCAAGTATCGGGCTTGGCGCGTATAGCGGAAGTAATGAATCTGTCTTTGGGGCGAAGGGTCCTGCAGGATTTTTAGCAAAATCTACAATGGTTTTGGGCTTGCTTTTTGTGCTTAATACCATTGCCTTAAGCTATGCGTATAATAAACAAAGTCAAAAAAGCGTGCTAGATTCTATGCAGACTACTTCACAAAATAGCACTTCGCCTGCTCCTAGCGTAAATACAGATGAGAGTGCCAATGCTTTTATTGTTGATGAGAATATTCCCTCCGCGCCGCTACTCAACGATGCAGCAAGCAATGAAGCAAACAAAGCAGATAATAAATAAAGGAGCGTTATGTTAGGCGAGATTTACCAAAATGCAAAATCGCACATGGACAAGACGATAGATTCATTGCGTAGAGATTTTAGCACACTGCGCAGTGGTAAAGTAAGTGTAAGTATTTTGGATAATATCCGCATAGATTATTATGGCACGCCAACCCCGCTCAATCAAGTTGGCTCTGTGATTGCCCAAGATGCCACAACTATCATCATCACGCCATGGGAGAAGCCACTCATTAAAGATATTGAAAAATCTATCCAAGAGGCTAATATAGGCGTTAATCCAAACAGCGATAGTGAGTGCGTGAAGCTCTTTTTCCCCCCTATGACGCAAGAGCAGCGCAAAGAAATTGCCAAAAATGCTAAATCTATGGGAGAAAAGGCAAAAGTTGCCATTCGCAATATTCGTCAAGATGCTAATAATGCCATTAAAAAGCTTGAAAAAGATAAGACTATCACAGAAGATGAGGGCAAAAAAGCACTTGATGAGATACAAAAATACACTGATGAATTTGTGAAAAAATGCGATGATATGGTCAAGCACAAAGAAGAAGAGGTTATGAAAGTATAAATGAGCGAAGTTATAGGCATTAAGCACAATCAATCTATTTATGATATTTGCACGGCAAAAGAGCTTGGCATTAGCGGGGATAATATTCTTTTTAATAATTCTAAAGAATCTTTGTCTATTATCCGTCACTCCTGCGCACACCTTATGGCGCAAGCTATTAAGGCGCTGTATCCAGAGGCACAATTTTTTGTAGGACCGGTGGTTGATGAGGGATTTTATTATGATTTTAAAGTAGATTCTAAAATTAGCGAGGAGGACTTGCCTACCATAGAATCTAAAATGAAAGAAATTGCTCAAAATGCCTATCCTATCAATAAATACACCCTTTCACGACAAGAGGCGCAAATAAAATTTGGCAACGATGAGCTAAAGTTGGCTGTAATGAGCCGCATACCAGATGATAATCTTAGTATCTACGCGCAAGGGGATTTTGAGGATTTATGCAGGGGACCTCATTTGCCAAATACAAAATTTTTACAACATTTTAAGCTCACAAAAGTCGCAGGTGCGTATCTTGGTGGCGATGAACACGCACAAATGCTTGTGAGAATCTATGGCATTGCTTTTGCGGATAAACAATCGCTTAAAGATTATCTCTTTGCTATGGAGGAGGCAAAGAAGCGTGACCATCGCAAACTTGGGCAAGAAATGGGACTTTTCACTTTCGATGAGGAAATTGGAGCAGGGCTGCCTATATGGCTGCCAAAGGGTGCTAGGCTGCGCCAAAATATCGAGCGTTTGCTCACCACAGCGCTTAATGAGCGAGGGTATGAGCCTGTTAGGGGACCTGAAATACTAAAAAGTGATGTATGGAAAAAAAGCGGGCATTACGCCAACTACAAGGAAAATATGTATTTTACTACCATTGATGAGCAAGAGTATGGCATTAAGCCTATGAATTGTGTAGGGCATATCAAAGTCTATCAAAGCTCTCCGCGCAGCTACAGGGAATTACCGCTTAGATTCTATGAATATGGCATTGTGCATAGACATGAGCGAAGTGGCGTGCTGCATGGTTTATTGCGTGTGAGGGAATTTACGCAAGATGATGCGCATATTTTTTGCAGAGCAGAGCAGATTGAGGAGGAAGTTAATCATATCATTGCTTTCACAAAAAGCATAATGCATGCCTTTAGTTTTAAATATGAAATGGAGCTATCCACGCGCCCAAGCAAATCAATAGGCAGCGATGAAGTGTGGGAAAATGCCACGAACGCGCTAAAGAAAGCTTTGGAGCAAAATAAGATACATTATGAGATTGATGAAGGTGGCGGGGCATTTTATGGTCCAAAGATTGATATTAAAATTACTGACGCCATAGGGCGCAAATGGCAGTGCGGCACGATACAAATTGATATGAATCTCCCTGAACGCTTTGAGCTAAGCTATACTGATGAGCATAATGCGCAAGTGCAGCCGGTGATGATTCATCGTGCTATACTTGGCTCATTTGAACGATTTGTGGCGATTTTGACAGAGCATTTTGGGGGTGAATTCCCACTTTTTATTGCTCCTACACAAGTAATTCTTGTCCCCATCGGTGATGCGCAACTTGAGTATGCAAGGGCTTTGCGTGATAAAATTATTACGCAAAGCGGCGCGTATGCTGAAGTTATGGATAAAAATGAAAGTCTAAGCAAGAAGATTCGCCTAGCTGAAAAGCAGCGCGTGCCTTTGATTATTGTCTTAGGAGCAAAAGAGGTGGAGAGTAAAATACTCTCAATCCGTGACAGGCGGGAGAAATCACAATATGAACTCCCTGAAGGTGAGTTTCTCACCATACTTAAAACAAAAATAGGAGAGGTTGCCTTTTGAGCAAAGAAGATGTATTACTCAATGAAGAGATAAACTTTAAAGAAGTGCGTTGCGTGAGCGATGATGGGGAGATGTATGGCGTTATTTCCTCTAAAGAGGCTTTGAGCTTGGCTCAAAAAGCGGGGCTTGATTTAGTGCTTATTTCGCCCAATGCAAATCCGCCTGTGTGTAAGATAATGGACTATGGCAAATTCCGCTATCATGCTGAAAAAAAGCAAAAAGAGGCGCGCAAGAAGCAAAAGCAAATCGAAATTAAAGAAATCAAGCTTTCTACGCAAATTGCGCAAAATGACATTAACTATAAAGTCAAGCACGCCATTGAATTTTTGCAAGCAGGCAAGCATGTGAGGTTTAAAGTATTTCTAAAACAGCGTGAGCTAAGCATTCCTCAAGCAGGTATGGAGACATTGCATAAAGTCGCGCTTATGCTTGAAGATATTGCAGTAGCGGAAAAAGAGCCAAAGCTAGAGGGCAAATACCTCAATATCCTCTATGTGCCAAAGAAAAAAGACAAACATTAATCTTATGAAAGGAGACAATAATGCCAAAGATGAAAACAAATCGTGGTGCAGCTAAACGCTTTAAGCTTAAAAAAAATGCCATCAAGCGCGGCAGCGCGTTTAAAAGTCATATCTTGACAAAAAAATCGCCTAAGCGCAAAGCACATCTTAACGCACCAAAATATGTTCACAGCACTAATGTTGATTCTGTAAAAAGCCTACTTTGTATGGCATAGAATCTAGCTCCCCACAGCATTTGTGGGCAAGAGAAGC
The window above is part of the Helicobacter jaachi genome. Proteins encoded here:
- a CDS encoding UDP-N-acetylmuramate dehydrogenase — protein: MQTRLINFATYSSLKIGSTLEVSLIQTLQDATFAHLQNLTIIGQANNLLISPTAQHLAMLDKNFAYIKDCYEDSQHLIEIGGAYSSGRIFHYFKAHNLSGAEFLQALPGSLGGLVKMNAGMKRYEIKQLIHSVNINGEWHNIESIPMNYRDSGINGVILAARFYKNIGFNDELQKMFNVLRKAHPKEPSCGSCFKNPKGDFAGRLLESVGLKGYSIGDAAFSQKHANFLINKGNATFADAISLIELAKKRVFEASGITLACEVCIVQ
- a CDS encoding energy transducer TonB, whose product is MNNALLFIASGIISFCTYCLIIIALVFTLFRQAPTHYASLRESALSLHAISIEAIIDDKPTPSPSQKPATSNNPLAGSGIKDIFNNIDSNQPSQNAPIGDNREKIEQNAKEQKLKDLQSATQELQNKLNALNNLTISTQSNQSEGEYDEWYAQIEKMILQQWQQTFYVEDKMQALVNIRIADNGVFSYKIVKYSGNVAFDDSLKAMLEACTQMHFPPHPKGAREIATTFKN
- the atpD gene encoding F0F1 ATP synthase subunit beta, whose protein sequence is MQGKITQVMGPVVDVEFSSYLPLINEAIDVLYDVEGRQSKLVLEVAAHLGDNRVRTIAMDMTEGLTRGQEVKARGKMIEVPVGEAVLGRIFNVTGDIIDGGEALKSDVKWPIHREAPSFENQSTRTEMFETGIKVVDLLAPYSKGGKVGLFGGAGVGKTVVIMELIHNVAYKHSGYSVFAGVGERTREGNDLYNEMKEGGVLDKVALCYGQMNEPPGARNRIAFTGLTMAEYFRDEKGLDVLMFIDNIFRYAQSGSEMSALLGRIPSAVGYQPTLAGEMGKLQERITSTKKGSITSVQAVYVPADDLTDPAPASVFSHLDATTVLNRKISEKGIYPAVDPLDSTSRILDPQVVGEEHYKIATGIQQVLQKYKDLQDIIAILGMDELSEEDKRVVDRARKIEKFLSQPFFVAEIFTGSPGKYVTLEETLEGFKGILEGKYDDIPENAFYMVGNIQEALEKAQKMKNA
- the secG gene encoding preprotein translocase subunit SecG; its protein translation is MTTFFLITQIVLAVIITIAVLLQKSSSIGLGAYSGSNESVFGAKGPAGFLAKSTMVLGLLFVLNTIALSYAYNKQSQKSVLDSMQTTSQNSTSPAPSVNTDESANAFIVDENIPSAPLLNDAASNEANKADNK
- the fliQ gene encoding flagellar biosynthesis protein FliQ, coding for MEAQLMALAVQTYKLTLILSLPMLLAGLIVGLLVSIFQATTQINEMTLTFVPKILAVVAVIIFAMPWMINMITDYTRMLLTMIANINF
- a CDS encoding OmpA family protein, whose product is MKKYIVTGVLVALICAGCSEPEAADSGSGTAANKPSNGDNFVDLTTDTAAGYAKVLFDFDKYDIRTDMEDRVEKSATALKNTGAKVVLEGHTDSYGSDAYNYALGTKRANAVKNALTTRGVNASQIKTVSYGESKPTCTSDTPECNQENRRVEFKLAQ
- the frr gene encoding ribosome recycling factor, with translation MLGEIYQNAKSHMDKTIDSLRRDFSTLRSGKVSVSILDNIRIDYYGTPTPLNQVGSVIAQDATTIIITPWEKPLIKDIEKSIQEANIGVNPNSDSECVKLFFPPMTQEQRKEIAKNAKSMGEKAKVAIRNIRQDANNAIKKLEKDKTITEDEGKKALDEIQKYTDEFVKKCDDMVKHKEEEVMKV
- a CDS encoding MotA/TolQ/ExbB proton channel family protein encodes the protein MGTLRHFFDESTITTIVVLVWLSFYFLITLWIYIYKSFTLSDWLSTEKYHLEMLLAKSILIPKNTFLNALLEKNEGRVSRELLQVWKLKATQSATSSLVFLSLVASTAPFIGLFGTVVEILETFSVLGGGNVSFDVIAPVISKALVATAAGILVAIPAYSFHLLIKRKCYQIATCIQMQIDLILASK
- the tolB gene encoding Tol-Pal system protein TolB gives rise to the protein MRLIGLILLLGIQLFAVDATLEIVKNTNKIPYIVVERLDSENADFGAKVLKMLVADLKVSGHFQVYDGGVSKAQTITYKDYADKKIDLLAQIKVSKSSNAITGTILLYDINRSKLAYTKEYTENDLKRFPFIAHNMTIDVNSYIQAPSIQWMQRLVVLSQYTTSGSSEILIADYTLTYQKVVVRGGLNIFPKWADSKQESIYYTKYLDVPTIVKHNLVSGQIERLVSSEGVAIVSDVSKNGENLILSLSPTALSDLYIYNTKSTNMRRLTNYSGIDVDGKFVNDEKEIIFVSDRLGYPNIFMMRIDGGGTEQVVLHGRNNSAVTSNGKYAVYTSRETNNEFGSNTFNLYLISLAPGSNYIRRLTASGKNQMPKYSHDGGTIMYLKHYKAQSALGIIRIDYNTNYFFPLTRMKIQAFDW
- a CDS encoding ExbD/TolR family protein, whose protein sequence is MNNDEFDWEEKPELNITPLVDIMLVLLAILMVSTPTITYQEDITLPKGSKSKKVAQDSMLEIRISADRKIHIRDKIYEFQNFADSFVLFSKNFDKDINIFIRADKNLKYEDVIYILKTAKESGFLKVSLITSS
- a CDS encoding FKBP-type peptidyl-prolyl cis-trans isomerase, producing the protein MIAPNKVVSIEYEVFNQADNALLDSNKGGSPLEFLVGSGQIISGLENALIGANVGDNIKATIQPEDAYGTYQSDFVQEVPREQFENIDLKAGMTVFGQSEDGQVTQVSVKDFNDKFVIIDYNHPLAGKTLDFDVKVLDVREPTEMEILQGGVGGGCGCGSGEGHHHGGGGCCGGGGHAHGGGGCGCGH
- the atpC gene encoding ATP synthase F1 subunit epsilon: MDNLTLSIVTPYGSIYNGEVKYVVMPGSEGEFGVFPGHCNLFALLKVGVIEFETPKNKKELVAINWGYAEVSSADIKVIADGAVAIGGSAESEIALALDNAKTLLKQATSDNALLGAVVSRIENVAKSRI